One genomic window of Tenacibaculum tangerinum includes the following:
- the menA gene encoding 1,4-dihydroxy-2-naphthoate octaprenyltransferase, whose translation MIKNYLKAARLRTLPLSVSGIIVGAFLGFNEVVYVDSTITLLKTPIFWLAILTTIGFQVLSNFANDYGDGVKGTDDHREGETRMVSSGAITPKQMKLAMIVTAFSTLCIALLLIYIAFGKDNFLYSVIFFVLGIAAIVAAIKYTVGKSAYGYSGFGDVFVFVFFGLLAVVGTYFLYTKQLNLIIFLPAITIGLLSTAVLNLNNMRDRKNDAKSGKNTLVVKMGAASAKVYHYCLIIASFVFAFLYVVITYHSPTQFLFVIAYIPLIKHLVFVYKNKEAALLDGELKKVALSTFLFSILFGLGQIL comes from the coding sequence ATGATTAAAAACTACCTCAAAGCAGCACGTTTACGTACGTTACCACTTTCAGTATCAGGAATTATTGTGGGAGCGTTTTTAGGATTTAATGAAGTGGTGTATGTAGACAGTACTATAACTTTATTGAAAACCCCAATCTTCTGGCTGGCCATTTTAACTACCATCGGTTTTCAAGTACTCTCTAATTTTGCCAACGATTACGGAGATGGAGTAAAAGGAACTGATGACCACAGAGAAGGAGAAACCCGTATGGTTTCTTCTGGTGCGATTACTCCGAAACAAATGAAGCTAGCAATGATTGTTACAGCTTTTAGTACTTTGTGTATAGCATTACTGCTAATTTATATTGCCTTCGGAAAAGACAACTTTTTATACTCGGTAATTTTCTTCGTGCTAGGAATTGCTGCTATCGTTGCCGCTATAAAATATACCGTTGGGAAATCAGCTTATGGATACAGCGGATTTGGAGATGTATTTGTATTTGTTTTCTTCGGATTGTTAGCCGTAGTAGGAACCTATTTTTTATATACCAAACAACTAAATCTTATCATTTTTCTACCAGCAATTACCATCGGACTGTTAAGTACAGCGGTATTGAATCTAAACAATATGCGAGATAGAAAAAACGATGCCAAATCAGGAAAAAATACACTCGTCGTAAAAATGGGTGCCGCATCTGCAAAAGTATATCACTATTGCTTAATTATCGCATCGTTTGTATTTGCATTCTTATATGTGGTTATTACCTACCATTCACCAACACAATTTTTGTTTGTTATAGCCTACATTCCATTAATTAAACACCTAGTTTTTGTCTATAAAAATAAAGAAGCGGCTTTGCTAGACGGAGAACTTAAAAAAGTAGCATTGAGCACTTTTTTGTTTTCTATTTTATTCGGATTAGGGCAAATTTTGTAA
- a CDS encoding DUF4349 domain-containing protein, producing the protein MKSVLIFFSALVLLISCNNNDYKREAGAYQYSESIEDVAVSEEQEMQANTTVTNNEITIERKLIKTGDISFETNDLSATRNQIAQAVQKYNGYISGDNEYKSSQNITSSLIVRIPSKNFDAFLNEISSKVERFDTKNISVNDVTEQYLDIEARLKVKKELEKRYGEILKKASSVKEIIEVERELNKVRSEIESIEGRLKYLQNQVSYSTLTIRFYKEEVNSAYSKSFGRLLADAFGNGIDNVKWFFIGLVNIWPFILLLVLLIVFIKKRIKRKK; encoded by the coding sequence ATGAAGAGTGTTTTGATTTTTTTCTCAGCATTGGTGTTGCTTATAAGTTGCAATAATAATGATTATAAAAGAGAAGCAGGTGCTTATCAGTATTCAGAAAGTATAGAAGATGTTGCTGTTTCTGAAGAACAGGAAATGCAGGCGAATACTACGGTAACTAATAATGAAATAACCATTGAAAGAAAGCTCATTAAAACAGGCGATATTTCTTTTGAAACCAACGATTTATCGGCAACAAGAAACCAAATAGCACAGGCAGTACAAAAATACAACGGATACATTTCGGGCGATAACGAGTATAAATCTTCCCAAAATATAACCTCTAGTTTAATTGTTAGAATTCCTTCTAAAAACTTTGATGCTTTTTTAAATGAAATTTCTTCAAAAGTAGAACGATTTGATACGAAGAATATTTCGGTAAACGATGTTACCGAGCAGTATTTGGATATCGAGGCACGCTTAAAAGTTAAAAAAGAACTTGAAAAGCGATACGGTGAAATCTTAAAAAAAGCATCTTCCGTAAAAGAGATTATCGAAGTTGAACGAGAATTAAACAAGGTAAGATCAGAAATAGAATCAATAGAAGGGCGCTTAAAATACTTGCAAAATCAAGTATCGTATTCAACTTTAACCATTCGGTTTTATAAAGAAGAAGTAAACAGTGCTTATTCTAAAAGTTTTGGCAGACTTTTAGCAGATGCATTTGGCAACGGAATAGATAATGTAAAATGGTTCTTTATAGGTTTGGTAAATATTTGGCCTTTTATACTCTTATTGGTGCTACTAATCGTATTTATAAAAAAACGAATCAAACGAAAAAAATAA
- a CDS encoding metal-dependent hydrolase, which yields MKITFYGHACFGIEINETHLLIDPFITGNPLASKINVDEVKADYILLTHAHQDHVLDVERIAERTGATIISNYEIVMYYGAKGLKGHPVNHGGTYVNNTFSAKYVNAIHTSSFADGSYGGQPGGFVIKAGEKSLYVSGDTAVTMDMKLIPMSTNLTASIFPIGDNFTMGVDDAIIASDLVICDKVIGCHFNTFPPIEINTEQAKEKFAQAKKELILLEIGETLTI from the coding sequence ATGAAAATCACATTTTACGGGCACGCATGCTTTGGCATTGAAATTAATGAAACACATTTGTTAATAGACCCTTTTATAACAGGGAATCCATTAGCATCAAAAATCAATGTAGATGAAGTAAAAGCAGATTATATATTGCTTACCCATGCACATCAAGACCATGTACTAGATGTTGAGCGCATAGCAGAAAGAACAGGAGCTACCATTATTTCCAATTATGAAATAGTAATGTATTATGGAGCAAAAGGCTTAAAAGGGCATCCCGTAAACCATGGAGGAACCTATGTTAACAACACCTTTTCAGCCAAATATGTAAATGCCATTCACACCTCTTCATTTGCCGATGGAAGTTATGGCGGACAACCAGGAGGATTCGTAATCAAGGCAGGAGAAAAGTCGCTATATGTTTCTGGAGACACAGCCGTAACTATGGATATGAAATTGATACCCATGTCAACGAACTTAACAGCTTCTATATTTCCAATAGGAGATAACTTTACCATGGGAGTAGACGATGCCATTATAGCGAGTGATTTGGTGATTTGTGATAAAGTAATAGGCTGTCATTTCAATACTTTTCCACCGATAGAAATCAATACAGAACAAGCCAAAGAAAAGTTTGCACAGGCAAAAAAAGAACTCATCTTATTAGAAATAGGAGAAACGCTAACTATTTAA
- a CDS encoding SRPBCC family protein, giving the protein MKAIKIILGIITALILAFFLTGLVVQEVVYTNEVIVNKPVPEVFEDFQNVSLMKKWMPDLESIETIEELPNKLGSTYKVVVENKGKPITMTQKILEYEHNERIALGYDAENMLKTDDYVFTAEGNNTKILQTSICTSESYVMSCLFPYFKGALKKMSQQYLDQFKKVSEAHTKTPTIDKSELP; this is encoded by the coding sequence ATGAAGGCAATCAAAATAATTCTAGGAATTATTACCGCCTTAATTCTTGCCTTTTTTTTAACAGGATTGGTAGTGCAGGAAGTAGTGTATACCAATGAAGTAATTGTTAACAAACCTGTACCTGAAGTTTTTGAAGATTTTCAGAATGTATCGTTGATGAAAAAATGGATGCCCGATTTAGAATCAATCGAAACGATAGAAGAATTACCCAACAAGCTGGGGAGTACGTATAAAGTGGTTGTAGAAAATAAGGGAAAACCGATAACCATGACGCAAAAAATCTTAGAGTATGAACACAACGAAAGAATAGCTTTAGGGTATGATGCTGAAAACATGTTAAAAACCGATGATTATGTGTTTACGGCAGAAGGCAACAACACGAAAATACTACAAACATCTATTTGTACCAGCGAATCGTATGTAATGAGTTGTTTGTTTCCATATTTTAAAGGGGCACTTAAAAAGATGAGCCAACAATACTTAGACCAGTTTAAAAAAGTTTCTGAAGCACATACTAAAACACCGACAATTGATAAAAGCGAGCTACCATAA
- a CDS encoding o-succinylbenzoate synthase: MIKASYHKYLLNFKQASGTSRGVLRTKETWFLLLEKEGKKGIGECGLFRGLSADDTPEYEKKLQWVCTNINSDLDFLLAELAQFPSIQFGLEQAFLSLKNENPFELFPSEFTEGKQQIAINGLIWMGEKAFMQQQIKDKLQQGFTTIKMKIGAIDFDTEIALLQSIRNEFSSKEIELRVDANGAFLPENALQKLQRLAELELHSIEQPIKQGQWQEMASLCEKTPLPIALDEELIGVFSTKEKEQCIATIQPQYIILKPSLVGGFKGSNEWIQIAANHNARNWITSALESNVGLNAIAQWTYTLHNPLPQGLGTGSLFTNNFDSPLEVMHGNLHYNKNKHWNFKM; this comes from the coding sequence TTGATAAAAGCGAGCTACCATAAGTATTTACTGAATTTTAAGCAAGCCAGCGGAACTTCTCGTGGAGTTTTAAGAACCAAAGAAACGTGGTTTTTACTATTAGAAAAGGAAGGAAAAAAGGGTATTGGAGAATGTGGACTTTTTAGAGGATTAAGTGCTGACGATACACCCGAGTATGAAAAGAAATTGCAATGGGTATGTACGAACATTAATTCTGATTTAGATTTTTTATTGGCAGAATTAGCGCAGTTTCCATCCATACAATTTGGATTAGAACAGGCGTTTTTATCATTAAAAAATGAAAACCCATTTGAATTATTCCCTTCAGAATTTACAGAAGGAAAACAACAAATTGCTATCAACGGACTCATTTGGATGGGTGAAAAAGCTTTTATGCAACAACAAATAAAAGACAAACTGCAACAAGGGTTTACTACTATAAAAATGAAGATAGGAGCGATTGATTTTGATACTGAAATAGCCCTATTACAATCTATCCGAAACGAATTTTCATCCAAAGAAATAGAACTAAGAGTAGACGCCAACGGAGCATTTTTGCCCGAAAATGCTTTACAGAAATTACAGCGATTAGCAGAGCTAGAATTGCACTCTATCGAACAGCCCATAAAACAAGGACAGTGGCAAGAAATGGCAAGTTTATGTGAAAAAACACCCTTGCCCATAGCTTTAGATGAAGAGCTGATAGGAGTGTTTTCCACCAAAGAAAAAGAACAATGTATTGCAACTATTCAACCACAGTATATTATCTTAAAACCAAGTTTGGTAGGAGGATTCAAAGGAAGTAACGAGTGGATACAAATAGCAGCTAATCATAACGCAAGAAATTGGATAACAAGTGCGTTGGAAAGTAACGTGGGTCTAAACGCAATTGCACAGTGGACTTATACCTTGCATAATCCGTTGCCACAAGGCTTAGGAACAGGAAGTTTATTTACAAACAATTTTGACAGTCCACTGGAAGTTATGCATGGAAATTTACACTATAACAAAAACAAACACTGGAATTTTAAGATGTAA
- a CDS encoding CPBP family intramembrane glutamic endopeptidase: MNFIQQAYKGYNQWYIYLLVIFITLIGWQFIGVIPLLITAVFYTENTEEFLRAANDNFMSLGIDKNLFLFMMILMFAFGLLSLFIGIKYVHKRAIKTLITSRNKIDWSRFWFGFLVWGVLSVLVIVSDIILSPEDYIWNFKPVPFFTLVTISFLFLPIQTSFEELLFRGYFMQGLGVWFKNRWVPLIVTSVIFGLLHGANPEVEKLGYISMVFYIGTGFFYGITTLMDEGTELALGLHAVNNIVAAFLVTTDWTVFQTDALFVDTSEPSVGIDMFLPVLVLYPLMLLLFSKKYGWKNWKEKLFGNIEKPISIEA; this comes from the coding sequence ATGAATTTTATACAGCAAGCATACAAAGGATACAATCAATGGTATATATACCTATTGGTCATTTTTATCACCCTCATAGGATGGCAGTTTATAGGAGTAATTCCCTTACTCATAACAGCGGTATTCTACACTGAAAATACAGAAGAGTTTCTTAGAGCGGCTAACGATAATTTTATGAGTTTAGGAATCGATAAAAACTTATTCCTATTCATGATGATTCTTATGTTTGCTTTCGGATTACTTTCATTATTTATAGGAATAAAATACGTTCACAAAAGAGCGATTAAAACACTCATAACAAGTAGAAACAAGATAGATTGGAGTCGATTTTGGTTTGGTTTTTTAGTTTGGGGAGTGCTATCTGTACTAGTAATAGTAAGTGATATCATATTGTCTCCTGAAGATTATATATGGAATTTTAAGCCCGTTCCTTTTTTTACTCTGGTAACTATTTCATTCTTGTTTTTACCCATACAAACAAGTTTTGAAGAATTACTATTTAGAGGTTATTTTATGCAGGGCTTAGGTGTCTGGTTTAAAAACAGATGGGTGCCGCTGATTGTAACTTCTGTAATTTTTGGTTTGTTACACGGTGCAAACCCTGAAGTAGAGAAACTCGGCTACATTTCCATGGTATTTTACATAGGAACGGGTTTTTTCTACGGAATCACCACCTTGATGGATGAAGGAACCGAATTAGCTCTCGGTTTGCATGCCGTCAATAATATAGTAGCGGCATTTTTAGTAACTACAGATTGGACCGTTTTTCAAACAGATGCGCTGTTTGTCGATACTTCTGAGCCTTCGGTAGGGATTGATATGTTTTTACCAGTGCTCGTTTTATATCCTCTAATGCTACTGCTATTTTCAAAAAAGTACGGTTGGAAAAACTGGAAAGAAAAACTGTTTGGTAACATTGAAAAGCCAATCAGTATTGAAGCATAA
- a CDS encoding AMP-binding protein has translation MGKFTFHKSFQLNGVSFSSEEELLRYSRTINVSVFSFLSEWFAKEDVVVVQTSGSTGKPKLIPLQKAYMVNSAKATGTFFDIQENTTALLCLSTDYIAGKMMLVRALVLGWKLDIVEAVSNPLRETNKHYDFSAMVPMQLQNSLKEIHQVKKLIVGGGAVSNELIKEIQNLPTAIFATYGMTETITHIAVKKLNNCASLTGGITNHPANKENFHYKALPHVQLSQDNRNCLVIDAPKVAEERIVTNDVVRLISTTSFEWLGRYDNVINSGGVKLHPEKIEEKLANIITHRFFVAGIPDKRLGERLILVVEGKENSVISNEVSNLAVLSKYEIPKEIYFIPKFIETATKKIQRKKTLAKILPH, from the coding sequence TTGGGAAAATTCACCTTTCATAAAAGCTTTCAGTTAAACGGAGTCTCCTTTTCTTCTGAAGAAGAACTTCTACGTTATTCAAGGACTATTAATGTTTCGGTATTTTCATTTCTATCCGAATGGTTTGCCAAAGAAGACGTTGTAGTGGTACAAACCTCGGGTTCAACGGGAAAGCCAAAACTAATTCCGTTACAAAAAGCATATATGGTAAACTCTGCCAAAGCCACAGGAACTTTTTTTGATATACAAGAAAACACCACTGCGTTGTTGTGTTTATCCACCGACTATATTGCTGGAAAAATGATGCTAGTGCGTGCACTCGTGTTAGGGTGGAAGTTAGATATCGTAGAGGCAGTTTCCAATCCATTAAGAGAAACCAATAAGCATTATGATTTCTCCGCAATGGTACCCATGCAATTACAAAATTCTCTAAAAGAAATTCATCAAGTAAAAAAACTAATTGTTGGAGGAGGCGCAGTGTCTAATGAACTAATTAAAGAAATTCAAAACCTGCCCACGGCAATTTTTGCAACCTACGGAATGACGGAGACCATTACACATATCGCTGTTAAAAAGCTAAATAATTGTGCGTCATTGACTGGAGGGATAACGAACCACCCTGCCAATAAAGAAAATTTTCACTACAAGGCTCTTCCCCATGTACAACTTTCTCAAGACAACCGAAATTGTCTGGTAATCGATGCACCCAAAGTTGCTGAAGAACGAATTGTAACAAACGATGTCGTTCGATTAATTTCTACTACATCATTTGAATGGTTAGGACGTTACGACAACGTCATAAACTCAGGAGGAGTGAAACTACATCCCGAAAAAATAGAAGAAAAACTAGCTAACATTATAACCCATCGTTTTTTTGTAGCAGGAATTCCCGATAAAAGACTAGGAGAGCGATTAATTTTAGTAGTGGAGGGAAAAGAAAACAGTGTCATTTCGAACGAAGTAAGCAATCTAGCTGTACTCTCTAAATACGAAATTCCGAAAGAAATTTATTTTATACCTAAATTCATAGAGACGGCAACCAAAAAAATCCAACGTAAAAAAACACTTGCTAAAATTTTGCCTCACTAA
- a CDS encoding vWA domain-containing protein encodes MCKLFYAMLLLSSITLVAQQKTIKGIVSDESDPLPGVTIMVKGTTNGTETDFDGKYSIKAKKGDILVFSYVGMKTVQKNVEDSSVINVSMKPDNVLEEVVVVGYGALKGKKAFSSSAVRIRGYNQVEKRDSYAGRNENIFKSPINSPLSTFSIDVDKASYSNIRRMINNGQKIPKEAVKIEEMINYFEYNYPKPKGKHPFSITTEVVTTPWNEDTQLVRIGLKGKEYKQENLPASNLTFLIDVSGSMSAQNKLPLLKSAFKLLVNQLREKDKVAIVVYAGAAGVVLEPTPGTEKETILKALNQLEAGGSTAGGEGIELAYKLAKEHYIKDGNNRVILATDGDFNVGASSNSAMEELIEEKRKSGVFLSVLGFGYGNYQDDKLELLADKGNGNHAYIDTMQEAQKVFGKEFGGTLYTIAKDVKIQVEFNPKKVQAYRLIGYENRLLNDEDFVDDTKDAGELGSGHTVTALYEVIPTGVKSKFLKKLPKLKYTQNKQINTFNDELLTVKLRYKLPKESKSTEFFKIVKDEVSTPTDDMNFIAAVTLFGMQLSKSKFSNKSKKEDVFRLIEEGIGEDTNGYKSEFKRLVKIYN; translated from the coding sequence ATGTGTAAACTATTTTATGCAATGTTGTTATTGAGTTCAATAACCCTTGTAGCACAACAAAAAACGATTAAAGGTATCGTTTCAGATGAATCAGATCCATTACCAGGGGTAACCATAATGGTTAAAGGAACCACCAATGGAACAGAAACTGATTTTGATGGAAAATATTCTATAAAGGCCAAGAAAGGAGATATTTTGGTGTTCTCTTATGTAGGAATGAAAACGGTACAAAAGAATGTAGAAGACAGTTCGGTGATTAATGTAAGCATGAAGCCCGATAATGTTTTAGAAGAAGTTGTAGTAGTGGGTTATGGTGCTTTGAAAGGTAAAAAAGCGTTTTCTTCAAGTGCTGTTAGAATCAGAGGGTACAATCAAGTTGAAAAGAGAGATTCTTATGCAGGAAGAAATGAGAATATTTTTAAAAGTCCAATAAATTCTCCCTTATCTACATTTTCTATTGATGTTGATAAAGCTTCTTATAGTAATATAAGGAGGATGATAAATAACGGACAAAAAATTCCAAAGGAAGCAGTTAAAATAGAAGAAATGATTAATTATTTTGAATATAATTATCCAAAACCCAAGGGAAAGCACCCTTTTTCAATAACCACAGAAGTGGTTACTACGCCATGGAATGAAGATACCCAGTTGGTGAGAATTGGACTAAAAGGAAAGGAATATAAACAAGAGAACTTACCAGCTTCGAATTTAACTTTTCTAATAGATGTTTCGGGGTCTATGTCAGCTCAAAACAAGTTGCCGCTGCTAAAATCGGCTTTTAAGCTATTGGTAAATCAGTTGAGAGAAAAAGATAAAGTAGCTATAGTAGTATATGCAGGAGCTGCGGGAGTAGTTTTAGAACCTACTCCAGGAACTGAAAAAGAAACCATACTAAAAGCACTGAATCAATTAGAAGCAGGAGGCTCAACAGCAGGAGGAGAAGGAATTGAGTTAGCATATAAATTGGCAAAAGAACATTATATTAAAGACGGAAACAACCGTGTTATTTTGGCTACAGATGGAGACTTTAATGTGGGAGCGTCTAGCAATTCCGCTATGGAAGAATTAATAGAAGAAAAAAGAAAATCAGGAGTGTTTTTATCTGTTTTAGGATTTGGCTATGGAAATTACCAAGATGATAAATTAGAACTTTTAGCAGACAAAGGAAATGGAAACCATGCGTATATAGATACAATGCAAGAAGCACAAAAAGTATTTGGTAAAGAATTTGGAGGAACTTTATACACCATTGCAAAAGATGTAAAAATTCAAGTAGAATTCAACCCCAAAAAAGTGCAAGCGTATCGTTTAATAGGGTATGAAAATAGGTTGTTGAATGATGAAGATTTTGTAGATGATACAAAAGACGCTGGAGAATTAGGAAGTGGTCATACTGTTACTGCATTATACGAAGTAATTCCAACGGGAGTAAAAAGTAAGTTTTTAAAGAAATTACCTAAACTAAAGTATACTCAAAATAAGCAAATAAATACTTTTAATGATGAGCTATTAACTGTAAAACTTAGATATAAGTTACCAAAAGAAAGCAAAAGCACAGAGTTCTTCAAAATTGTAAAAGATGAAGTAAGTACTCCTACAGATGATATGAACTTTATCGCTGCAGTAACGCTATTTGGAATGCAACTTAGCAAATCAAAATTTAGTAATAAGTCAAAAAAAGAAGATGTTTTTAGATTGATAGAAGAAGGTATAGGAGAAGATACCAATGGTTATAAATCTGAATTTAAGAGGTTGGTTAAAATTTATAATTGA
- a CDS encoding DUF1493 family protein, with protein MTLETKIKELKDFVHDKLGYTITNMNESFNKTGTDGIDAETFFMVFGDNFQIDMNTFDYGRYFSGENPFSNIINNFFKFKGKPRDFTFNHLLYVIHIKKWVDPECVDL; from the coding sequence ATGACTTTGGAAACTAAAATAAAAGAATTAAAAGATTTTGTTCATGATAAGTTAGGATATACAATTACTAATATGAACGAATCATTTAACAAAACTGGAACTGATGGAATTGATGCTGAAACGTTTTTTATGGTTTTTGGTGATAATTTTCAGATAGATATGAACACTTTTGATTATGGTAGGTATTTCTCAGGAGAGAACCCATTCTCAAATATTATCAATAATTTTTTTAAGTTTAAAGGAAAACCTCGAGACTTTACATTTAATCATTTATTATATGTTATACATATTAAAAAATGGGTCGATCCCGAGTGTGTAGACTTGTAG
- a CDS encoding DUF6896 domain-containing protein, which translates to MEEIIRNYILFIKKFEGVFNEKYNIVNGLWSDIDKSVSRKGNIGDYKYNFHGRGCRIEYNNIICEYDSGFIDKATINFSVWKLFKFIETNPNLSNMSMNDVYSGILDLIEKKIVEKSLIEEVDTGTYDINKDYLRTLTFERYRK; encoded by the coding sequence ATGGAAGAAATAATTAGAAATTATATTTTATTTATAAAAAAATTTGAGGGTGTTTTTAATGAAAAATATAATATTGTCAATGGTTTATGGAGTGATATTGATAAGTCGGTTTCTAGGAAAGGAAATATAGGTGATTATAAATATAATTTTCACGGAAGAGGATGCAGGATAGAATATAATAATATTATTTGTGAATATGATTCAGGTTTTATTGATAAAGCAACTATCAATTTTTCAGTTTGGAAATTATTTAAATTCATTGAAACAAATCCAAATTTATCAAATATGAGTATGAATGATGTTTATTCTGGAATTTTAGACTTAATTGAGAAAAAAATTGTAGAGAAGTCATTGATAGAAGAGGTTGATACAGGGACATATGATATAAATAAGGATTATCTCCGCACCTTGACATTTGAGCGTTATCGGAAATGA
- a CDS encoding VOC family protein, protein MIKGLYETHLDVENLENSIEFYTEILGLKQCRYDEERRIAFFWIGKDKQAMLGLWEKPKDEISLRHFAFQCDPEWIINKSIDFLKSHNLNYWNFLQNDNEQPMVFCWVPAVSIYFTDPDGNYLEFIGVLSGKTMPNEEKRVVTYKEWLQIKDE, encoded by the coding sequence ATGATTAAAGGACTTTATGAAACTCACCTCGATGTTGAGAATTTAGAAAACTCAATTGAATTTTACACTGAAATACTTGGATTAAAACAATGTAGATATGATGAAGAACGACGAATAGCCTTTTTCTGGATTGGAAAAGATAAACAAGCAATGCTCGGTTTATGGGAAAAGCCCAAAGATGAAATTAGTTTAAGACATTTTGCTTTTCAATGTGACCCAGAATGGATAATCAATAAATCAATTGATTTCTTAAAATCTCACAACTTAAACTACTGGAATTTTCTACAAAATGATAATGAACAACCCATGGTTTTTTGTTGGGTGCCAGCAGTATCAATATACTTCACCGATCCTGATGGAAATTATCTTGAATTCATAGGTGTTTTATCAGGCAAGACTATGCCTAATGAAGAGAAGCGAGTTGTCACTTATAAAGAATGGCTTCAAATTAAAGACGAATAA
- a CDS encoding alpha-ketoglutarate-dependent dioxygenase AlkB family protein: MDLFSQFDDVHVNLLPKDGTVQYYGMVLPKKEADAYYEALLNSIEWRNDEAIIFGKRVVTKRKVAWYAEQAFEYSYSNITKTALPFTKELVALKKLVEHETNETYNSCLLNLYHDGSEGMAWHSDGEKDLKKNGAIASVSLGAARRFGFKHKRTKETVYKVLEHGSLLVMKDETQTHWLHRLPPTKKVHRPRINLTFRTIVG; encoded by the coding sequence GTGGATTTATTCTCACAATTTGATGATGTTCATGTAAACCTACTTCCGAAAGACGGAACAGTACAGTACTACGGAATGGTGTTGCCAAAAAAAGAAGCAGATGCATATTATGAAGCGTTATTGAATTCTATTGAGTGGCGCAATGACGAAGCGATTATTTTTGGAAAACGTGTGGTAACCAAACGGAAAGTGGCTTGGTATGCCGAACAAGCTTTTGAATATTCCTATTCTAACATCACTAAAACAGCCTTACCCTTCACTAAAGAATTAGTAGCGTTAAAAAAATTAGTGGAACATGAGACCAACGAAACCTACAATTCTTGTTTACTAAATTTATACCACGATGGTTCAGAAGGTATGGCATGGCACAGCGACGGCGAAAAAGATTTAAAAAAGAACGGAGCCATTGCTTCGGTAAGTTTAGGAGCAGCAAGACGTTTTGGTTTTAAACACAAACGAACCAAAGAAACAGTATATAAAGTGTTAGAACACGGTTCGCTGTTAGTTATGAAAGACGAAACCCAAACCCATTGGCTACACCGATTACCACCCACCAAAAAAGTTCACCGACCACGTATAAACTTAACATTTCGCACGATTGTGGGGTAG